TCAGACCATACCACAGCAGATGCCTCCGGGATCAGATATCGCCAATATGGCTCTGCTGGGCTATGATCCGGTTAAATACCATACCGGACGCGGACCAATAGAAGCTGCGGCTCAAGGCTTGAAGCCGGACTCCGACGATCTTGTATGGCGCTGCAACCTGGTCACCCTGGCTGGACAAGATGAAAATATGGTTATGCGTGATTACTCAGCAGGGCACATAACATCAGAGGCATCAACTCCTCTCATGCACAAACTGCAGGATCAAGCCGGCACACAGGAATTCACCATTCACCCGGGTGTGCAGTACCGCCACCTTATTGTTCAGAAAAACGGCATGAATACTTCAGCCAGAGATATCCAGATCAGACCTCCCCACGACATCCTTGATCAGCCTGTTTCCCCGGACATGGTTCAATATCAGCAATATCTGCCTTTGTGGGAAGTTGTAAACAAATGCAACCACTTGCTTGCTACGGAATGCAGCCCTCACAAGGCCAATGCTGTCTGGCCATGGGGACAGGGTCCGCCTCTAAGCCTGCCCTTGTTTACTGACAGGTATGGTCTTAGCGGTGCGGTCATTTCCGCGGTGGACCTCATTAAGGGGCTGGGCCTGGCAGCAGGGCTTAAAGTACTGGACATACCAGGAGCCACAGGTCTGCTGGATACCAATTATCAGGGCAAGGCCCAGACTGCCATGGATTTTCTGCAGCATGGCGATTTTGTTTTTGTACACCTTGAGGGTCCTGATGAATGCGGGCATATGGGTTGTGTGGAGGATAAGGTCGAGGCCATATCCAGATTTGACCGTTTCATTGTCAACCCCTTGCTTAATCACCTGCAAGGCTCGGAATTTATTATGATCATCTGCTGTGATCATCTGACTCCCATCCGCATCAGAACGCACTCTCGAGATCCGGTACCATTCCTGGTCTACAGCAGTATGATCCAGACTACAGGGCCTCAAGTATTTTCAGAGAAAGCAGCCAGGTCGACTGAAATCCTGGTGGAATCAGGACATGATCTTCTGCCCCTGGCCATTGAAGGCAGGATTTAGATCTTAGGTAATAGTTTAGCCCTTTTTTAAGGAAAGTAGGGGACAGGCACTCTGGGCCCCACTTGAGGATCAACCGATGATTTAAACGTTTCACTTTTGAGACAAGTGGGTCCCAGAAGAGCCAGTCCCCGTGCCACATGCAAATGACTAAACTATTACGACCTTAGCAAAAATCTTAACCTGCAGGATATTTGATTTTGCAAAATCCTTCTTCCAATTTTCCAGTGCCTGAAACCTGGCATCCACACCGGGTATCTTACGGTGAAACCGATGCCATGGGAGTTGTTTATTATGCCAACTATCTGCACTGGTTTGAAATATCGCGCAGCCAGTATATAAGAGATCGGGGAATAAGCTATGCCCGCATAGAAGAACAGGGCATCTATCTTCCGGTAACCAGTGCATACTGCCGCTACTTTCGCCCGGCTCGCTTTGATGACCTGATCTATATCAGGGCAGGCATCAGCAACTGGCGCAGGGCTTCGTTTACTTTTGATTACGAGGTGACTTGTGAAGACAAAAAGGTGGTTCTAACTGCAGGGCAGACAGGCCATGCCTGCGTCAATACCAGAGGCAAACCAGTTAAAGTTCCTGACTGGTTAAGGGCAATGTGTGAAAAGGTGGACTGAAACAGGCGAAGCAGGCTTTGCAGCAACACGGCTGGAAAAACTGCCAGTAATTGGAGTCATTTCAGGCTCAGGGCTGGTAACAGTTTAGCCTTTTTACAGGTAAGTGCCTGTCCAGGGTGGCCAAGGTAATAATTAACGCAAAGTGTCGCTGCAGTGTGAGCAAGTCATGCTAATTGCTGTAATGCTGTTCAACGCTTTCAAGTCCGCAGCGCACCCTGCTGAGCATATCTCTGGAACTGCAGCCCACAACGCTATTAAACCAGTGTGCATGAACGCCCACAATTCTTAATGGCATCTGCCTGATTTTTAGTATACGTGCTGCATAAAAACGATGGTTTCCTGACCAGCTTTTATACAATTGTCCCTGAGGACCAACAATAGCTGAGCCCGTATCACCGGCCTTATTTTTCTGGTAACCTTGAGTGCTCATACTTTCTACAAGATCTAGAACATAGCACTCAAAAAAGTTTGCCACATGGTCGGCATTGTACATTACCATATGCTTATGCTTAACAAAACCCTTGCGCCTTATTTCATTCATCATGGTCTGAAACCATAAAGAATTTTGTGGATTTCTGCGATTCTGCACAAAATCTTTCATTTTTTTGTACTTGGATAGCAGTTCGATTCTGCGCGGTCTTCTAAAGAAAACATTCGGAATCACAAAAGGGTCCATTGCAGCCAGCTTCTGCTGAATATGAGCAGAAGCAGCAGGAAAAGGCTTCAAAGTTGTTTTCAGAAACTTGGCTGGGTACTTGATGACCGGCCTGTTGGTTCCCACGTCTGCCTCAACCTTTACTGGATTGATTATGATCTCAAGCTTAGAACCCAGACCGGAAAAAATATAATTTTTGGTAATCAGATTTGGCACCAGAGTTACTAACATATATCCTGACAAAGCATACGAAGTATAAAACAGGTTTGCGTTTTATGGGGCAAAAGCGCTTCCTGGCAGACATAACCAGCCTGATCAGCGGCTGTTCGCCAGCAGATCCTGGCCTTGTCCCCCCCCTGAAGAAGCTCAGGATAATCAAGCACACACCCAACCTTATCCTGACAGGTGAACTTCCTTCCTGCTCTAAAAGTCCGCGTACTCAGTACGTAATAAAAATATTCAGGCACCGGGGCATCCTGTCCTGGATAATCAGCCCGTTCAAAGAGTCCAAGGCGTTTAAGTCTTACAAAACCGCCATCCGCCTGGTTCATAGCAGCCTTGCAACACCCAGTCCCGTTATTGCAGTTGAGTCAAGAAAGCTCGGTTTTGTAACCGTTAGCAGTTATGTAACCCTGGCTGTTGATAATTGCATCGTTCTCAGAAAGTTTATTAAAGAGACCTGCCCAAAAGATCCTCTGTGTGATGAAGTGCTTGAACTGCTGGCAAATTATGCCTTGGACATGCACGATAACGGGATATGGCACCGGGATTTCAATTTGAGCAATTTTTTGCTTACAGGAAGTCCGGGCAGTTTTGAGCTGAATATCATTGACCTTAACCGGGCAAAATACTTTTCCAGTCTAAGGATCTGGCATAGAGCCCTGGACCTGGCCAGGCTGGATTTGTACCAGCACCAGGAAAAGTTTTTCAAGATGTACTGCCGTGACCGATTTAAATTTAAGACAATGCTGGCCATAGCCCGCCTGGCCAGGTCAAGACGGAGCCTGTGGCGCAATTTCATCAACAAGGCACTTCCCAACCGCAAAAAAAAGTAAAGGTCTCCAAGTAAAAAAATCAGCCCTCTTCCTTCAGCCTTCAGCCTTCAGCCTTCAGCCTTCAGCCTTCCCCCTTCTTCCTCTTCCTTCAGCCTTCCCCCTTCCGCCCTGTTTGCTAAACACGCTTTAGCCCGGAGGACCCAGTGCACCCTGCTGGTGCAGGTAATTGAGAATATTGCCCCCACCGGTCAGTACAACCCTTCTCCCCTGACTTTCCTCAGCAATCATTACCGGCACTCCTCTGAAACCATTTGCCCTGAAAAACGACCTAATCCTGGCTATGTCGTCTGCCAGCCCGTCCATTACCTGCACATCCGGGACAGTGCCGCGCTGTTCCAGGCGCACAATTTCCATAAAAAGATTATCATCAGTGTCGCTCAGTTCAGAAATACGAGTCAGCTTGCGCAAATCCGGAGGGGCTGTATCTAAGGGATAAAGTTTCCAGGTAAAGATTTCAGGATCATTCATGGCCAGATTAACCATTACATCAGTACAATGAGGGCAGTGAAGACTGAAAAAATAATGGTATACTGGCCATGAACCGGCTTGAGGTCCAGCCCAGGTGATGGGCCGGAGCTGTTCCAGCATGGGTGCTCTGTCCGGAATACTGATCATGGCACCGGCAATGCCTCCGCCCACCCAGATGGTCAGGCCGAGAAGCAGTGCGGTTACCTGCCGTCTCACCAGGCTGAGAAGAAGCAGAGTTAATAGCAGTGCTGCCCCAACTCCCACGCACAAATGACATTGTTCCTGAATAGAAAAAAACTGAAATCCCAGAAGAGCGCCGTCAAAGGCCAGAGCACCAGCCATGAGCACCCCGATAATCAGCCACAGCCATTTTTTATCATAGCGTGAAGCAAAAAAATAAAACCCCCAGGTCAGAGTAAAAAAAAACAGCCCTCCAGTAACCAGGCTATGTTCGTCTAAGCGCACAAAATCTCCGACAATGGCGCAGGCTTCTGTGGGGCAAATACTACCCCCTCCACTGAGACGCATGTAAATGTCCAGCCCCAGGGCTGCAACCGTCAACAAGAACACTAAGTGCAGTGCTGCAGACCTGTTAAAATATGCCTTGATATTCATAAGCTTAACCCTGCCTTATAAATAGTTGTCTCAAAATATCATGATCAATCTGATTTCGTGACTCCCATAGCCTGTTCTGCACTGCAAAAAGATCTGGAAATACGCCAAGTCTAACAGATCTTGACGCGAGGTTGGCAGCACGTCCCCAGTCCGGCTCATCCTTATCTGTCAGGTTGTCTAAAATTTTAGTCACCCTTTGTTCAAGCAGCTGCTTTATGTATGGATTATACTTAATCACCTCGGACCAGTATTTTTCGAAATCTTCTGCTGCATCATTAAGGCTCAAAAAGTACTGGATAATTCCCGGACCTGCAGCTCCTGAACCGGCCAGGGGTACAGATTGTCCTTCTTCAAAGGGACAGATGAGAAAAGGTTCAAGCCTGGCCCCATGTTCAGCTGCAACAGACCAGATCTGTAATTCAGCGTCTTTTTCCAGAACGCGTAAAATATAATCTCTGAGCCTTCTGTCAAGCATATTAAGAGACATCACCCGGTCTTCATCTGAAAAAACAGATGGGCAGACACAGTTCTTATTGTCCTTCAAAGTAAAGGTGGCTTTACTGGTTTCACCGGTTTTATTCCACTTATAACTCAGCTCAACCTGACCATCACTTTTCTGTACTGAAAAATCCATACCTGGAAAGCTCATGAATTCCCTGTCACGTCCCAGGCTTATGCCCACCACCGCAAGCTGGGTCGGGCCTATTTTTCTGGGTTTGACAAGCTTACGCCAGACTTCTCTGCCATCTCCAAGGCGCTGATCATTGGAAAAGGCCTCTTCCAGGACTTCAAGAAACTGCTCTTCCACATCCAGTCCATCAAGATCCTGCATCATCTCCAAGCCTCTCAAGGCATAACTCAAAGCATTGAGGGGCTCAATCCTGGATACTTCATCAAAAAACCACGCGCAGCTGGCAAAACTGGCCAGGCCAACTCTCTGCATTTCCAGAAGCTTCAAAGCATTGACCTTCTGGGATTCATCAAGATTTTTAACCTGGTGACGGGCGATAAAATCATCCCTGGTCAGGGCTGAGCAAAGGCATTGCCCATAATCAAGCAGTGCCTGTTGTGGGTCCTTGAAATAGTCAGGCCCCTTGTATCTGTAATGCTCATCAAGGTAATACTTGAGCAGGTTCAGTGACCTGCGCAACGGTCTGCGCCACCTCTGGTTCCAATCAGGGTGCCCGCCATCAGTGCATCCGCAGTCATCTCGCCACCTTTCAACACCATGAACACAACTCCACGATGATTTCTCCCAAATCCTGACTTTCATGGTGGGTGGATTCTCGGCAAGATATGATGCATAATTAGTCAGCTGCAAAGGACTGTCATCCTTGAGAGCCTGCTCCAGAGCATAAGCCAGAGCCATCTCTCCAAACTTGAAGTGATGACCATACGATTCACCATCAGTAGCCAGGCTCAGCATGGCTGTTGTTTTTCTGGAAGTCAGCCTGTGCCAGAAACCCCCTCCATCTCGCAGAAGTTTTTCAAATGCCACTGCCTGGGAAAGAGGACCATCGTAAAAAAATACACTGATTTCATTACCTGAGGGAAGCTGGATTAGATATGGCTGGTCAGTATCCAGGGTACCTTCATCAATCCTGCGCCAGTCATCACTGTCCAAGGGAGCTACAGATTCAGCCTGTCTCGGGGCCAGGATGGTAAATTTAATGCCCGCTGCAGCAAGAGCTTCCAGGGTGTCGGTACATACTGCAGTTTCGCCCACCCACATGCCTTCAGGCTTACGCTGATATCTATGTTCAAAGTCAGCTATTGACCAGCTGATTTCAATATTGCGGTCATGATCAGTGGACAGGGGCATAATGATATGATGATAGGCTTGAGCCATGGCATTGCCATGACCAAAGTGCTGGATACTTTTCCGGTCGCCTTCAAGGATTCTGGCATATGTATCCGGACTGTGTCTTTCCATCCAGCTGAGCAGGGTGGGTCCAAAATTAAAACTGATATATTCATAACAATTAATTATGTTGAATACATACCCCTGGGAATCCATTCTCCTGGCATAGGCCAGGGGAGCGTATGATTCACGGTCAATACGCTGGTTCCAATTGTGAAAAGGCGCTGCACTGGCCTCGGGCAATACTTCGTCAAGCCAGGGATCAAACCTCGGAGGCTGGTAAAAGTGTCCATGAATACAAAGATGTGACATACATTATCCTGAAAAAACCTCCCAGCCTCTTCAGGCAGGAGAAAAAAATGGTGAATATAACAAAACATTGCCAATTTGACTGATAACAGGCAAAATTACAAACTTTATATATAGAGACATTCCTGGTTACAGGTAGCGTATTGCTCTTGCGGCTTCAGCCGCTTATTCAAAATGTGGATGTAGCCACAAACTAATGTGTTCCCGGGCTAAAGCCCCGGGAACAAGGGCTATGTAAAAGCAAAAGTCCTAAGGTGGGCTTTACCCTCACCCCAATTTAAACAAGGATCGTTAAGTTGGGGCGATAACCTTACTTTTTTAGGCTGAAGGCTGAAGGCTGAAGAATAAGGTTACTGGACATTATTGCTCTTTCAAGATTAAAAAAACTTTCTTGTTTTTTTCTACAGGATTGAAACGGTAAGTTACTAACTGTCTGATTTTGCTACCATTTCCTGGCTACTTAAAAGGAGAAATTTTATGGGTATATTAAGTTCAAGCGCCAGCATTACGAGATACAGAATTGTCCAGGATATTCCGGATGACTTCTTGACAGAAGTACCTGAACGGCTGATCAAACATAAATTCAGGGATATTGATCACACTGCGGATGAAAGGAGTTTCGGCTGGACATCCTTTGATGATATGCTGGATATGAACTGGAATTCCAGCACGCCACACAAGGGCCATTATCTGGCTTTTGCACTGCGATTAGACACAAGGCGCATCCCGCCTGCTGTGCTGAAAAAACATCTGCGACTGGCCCTGGACCAGGCCAGACAGGAACTTGAAGCCAAAGGCCAGAAGTTTATTTCCCGGGATCAGAAAAAAGAAATCAAGGAAAATGTACAGATCAAGCTGTTTGCCAAAACCCTGCCCATTCCTGCTGTATTCGATGTAGTCTGGGACACTTCCAACAACTTTATTTATCTGGCTTCTACCAGTCCCAAAATCAGAGAACTCTTTCTTGATCTTTTCAATGCCACCTTTGAACTGCACCTTGAGCAGCGTACAGCATATTTTTGTGCTCTTACCGGTATGGATCAAGGAGCAAAAAAACAATTAGATGAACTTGAGCCTGTTATCTATATCTAATGCTGGCTGTACCCGCAACCCAATTTAAATTTGGATCGTTAAGT
Above is a genomic segment from Desulfonatronovibrio magnus containing:
- a CDS encoding cofactor-independent phosphoglycerate mutase; the protein is MTKVLMLVADGMGDWPIPELDNQTPMEAAETPAMDSLAALSKVGLCQTIPQQMPPGSDIANMALLGYDPVKYHTGRGPIEAAAQGLKPDSDDLVWRCNLVTLAGQDENMVMRDYSAGHITSEASTPLMHKLQDQAGTQEFTIHPGVQYRHLIVQKNGMNTSARDIQIRPPHDILDQPVSPDMVQYQQYLPLWEVVNKCNHLLATECSPHKANAVWPWGQGPPLSLPLFTDRYGLSGAVISAVDLIKGLGLAAGLKVLDIPGATGLLDTNYQGKAQTAMDFLQHGDFVFVHLEGPDECGHMGCVEDKVEAISRFDRFIVNPLLNHLQGSEFIMIICCDHLTPIRIRTHSRDPVPFLVYSSMIQTTGPQVFSEKAARSTEILVESGHDLLPLAIEGRI
- the rdgC gene encoding recombination-associated protein RdgC, which codes for MGILSSSASITRYRIVQDIPDDFLTEVPERLIKHKFRDIDHTADERSFGWTSFDDMLDMNWNSSTPHKGHYLAFALRLDTRRIPPAVLKKHLRLALDQARQELEAKGQKFISRDQKKEIKENVQIKLFAKTLPIPAVFDVVWDTSNNFIYLASTSPKIRELFLDLFNATFELHLEQRTAYFCALTGMDQGAKKQLDELEPVIYI
- a CDS encoding acyl-CoA thioesterase; this encodes MQNPSSNFPVPETWHPHRVSYGETDAMGVVYYANYLHWFEISRSQYIRDRGISYARIEEQGIYLPVTSAYCRYFRPARFDDLIYIRAGISNWRRASFTFDYEVTCEDKKVVLTAGQTGHACVNTRGKPVKVPDWLRAMCEKVD
- a CDS encoding lipopolysaccharide kinase InaA family protein, coding for MGQKRFLADITSLISGCSPADPGLVPPLKKLRIIKHTPNLILTGELPSCSKSPRTQYVIKIFRHRGILSWIISPFKESKAFKSYKTAIRLVHSSLATPSPVIAVESRKLGFVTVSSYVTLAVDNCIVLRKFIKETCPKDPLCDEVLELLANYALDMHDNGIWHRDFNLSNFLLTGSPGSFELNIIDLNRAKYFSSLRIWHRALDLARLDLYQHQEKFFKMYCRDRFKFKTMLAIARLARSRRSLWRNFINKALPNRKKK
- a CDS encoding DUF3536 domain-containing protein, with the translated sequence MSHLCIHGHFYQPPRFDPWLDEVLPEASAAPFHNWNQRIDRESYAPLAYARRMDSQGYVFNIINCYEYISFNFGPTLLSWMERHSPDTYARILEGDRKSIQHFGHGNAMAQAYHHIIMPLSTDHDRNIEISWSIADFEHRYQRKPEGMWVGETAVCTDTLEALAAAGIKFTILAPRQAESVAPLDSDDWRRIDEGTLDTDQPYLIQLPSGNEISVFFYDGPLSQAVAFEKLLRDGGGFWHRLTSRKTTAMLSLATDGESYGHHFKFGEMALAYALEQALKDDSPLQLTNYASYLAENPPTMKVRIWEKSSWSCVHGVERWRDDCGCTDGGHPDWNQRWRRPLRRSLNLLKYYLDEHYRYKGPDYFKDPQQALLDYGQCLCSALTRDDFIARHQVKNLDESQKVNALKLLEMQRVGLASFASCAWFFDEVSRIEPLNALSYALRGLEMMQDLDGLDVEEQFLEVLEEAFSNDQRLGDGREVWRKLVKPRKIGPTQLAVVGISLGRDREFMSFPGMDFSVQKSDGQVELSYKWNKTGETSKATFTLKDNKNCVCPSVFSDEDRVMSLNMLDRRLRDYILRVLEKDAELQIWSVAAEHGARLEPFLICPFEEGQSVPLAGSGAAGPGIIQYFLSLNDAAEDFEKYWSEVIKYNPYIKQLLEQRVTKILDNLTDKDEPDWGRAANLASRSVRLGVFPDLFAVQNRLWESRNQIDHDILRQLFIRQG